In Mucilaginibacter celer, one DNA window encodes the following:
- a CDS encoding restriction endonuclease subunit S, with amino-acid sequence MGMIKKVPGIRFKGFEEEWEEKNLEEILDLNSGRDYKHLSLGNIPVYGTGGYMLNVNKALSYKEDAIGIGRKGTIDKPYILRAPFWTVDTLFFAIPKQNNDLEFIYPVFQRINWKQKDESTGVPSLSKNSINNLNIAIASKEEQTQIGTYFKQLDSLIQLQEQKLEKVTNLKKAMLEKMFPKEGEDVPEIRFKGFTEKWEKSLLGQVAAFSKGRGYTKNDLSQSGYPIILYGRLYTKYETVINHVDTFAESKKDAILSKGNEVIVPASGETSEDISRASAVLKAGVILGGDLNIVYANSQLYPIFLALCLTNGKSKSDLSKRAKGKSVVHLHNSDLEEVAIVYPKIGEQHKIAIYFQNLDQLINQSQQKIQQLKHLKQALLQKMFI; translated from the coding sequence ATGGGAATGATTAAAAAGGTGCCGGGGATTCGGTTTAAAGGGTTTGAGGAGGAATGGGAGGAGAAGAACTTAGAGGAAATTTTAGATTTAAATAGTGGTAGAGATTATAAACATTTATCTCTGGGAAATATTCCAGTTTATGGGACAGGTGGTTATATGCTTAATGTGAATAAAGCACTGTCATACAAAGAAGATGCGATCGGAATAGGTAGAAAAGGAACTATTGATAAACCATATATTTTACGTGCACCCTTTTGGACGGTTGATACACTGTTTTTTGCGATACCTAAACAAAACAATGATTTAGAGTTTATCTACCCCGTTTTTCAACGAATAAATTGGAAACAAAAGGATGAATCGACTGGAGTTCCCAGTTTATCAAAAAACTCCATAAATAACTTAAATATAGCTATCGCTTCCAAAGAGGAACAAACCCAAATCGGAACCTATTTCAAACAATTAGATAGTTTAATTCAACTACAAGAGCAAAAACTGGAAAAGGTAACCAACCTAAAAAAAGCGATGCTCGAAAAAATGTTTCCTAAAGAGGGAGAAGATGTTCCTGAGATTCGTTTTAAAGGGTTTACGGAGAAATGGGAAAAGAGTTTGCTTGGCCAAGTAGCAGCTTTTTCGAAAGGGAGAGGATATACAAAAAACGACTTGAGCCAAAGTGGTTATCCAATTATTCTTTATGGTAGATTATATACAAAATATGAAACGGTAATAAATCATGTGGATACGTTTGCTGAAAGCAAGAAGGATGCTATTTTGAGCAAAGGCAACGAAGTAATTGTACCTGCTTCAGGTGAGACTTCTGAGGATATCTCCAGGGCTTCAGCCGTGCTAAAAGCTGGTGTTATTTTAGGCGGGGATTTAAATATCGTTTATGCAAATTCTCAACTATATCCAATTTTTTTAGCACTTTGTTTAACAAATGGAAAATCAAAAAGTGATTTATCTAAAAGAGCAAAAGGAAAATCTGTAGTGCATTTACATAATTCTGATTTGGAAGAGGTCGCAATTGTATATCCAAAGATAGGAGAGCAACACAAAATTGCAATATATTTCCAAAACCTCGATCAACTAATCAACCAATCCCAACAAAAAATACAGCAGCTAAAGCATCTCAAACAGGCCTTGCTCCAAAAAATGTTTATCTAA